The Neurospora crassa OR74A linkage group I, whole genome shotgun sequence genome segment TGAGGCTGTGTTAACCATTCCTGGCTCTCTTGGCGGTGGACGTGCCGGCATTCATCGTCACCCCCATGTCCAGACCAGTCCAGAGGTGTTGTCTGATGTTTCCTCCAAGGGTCCAGTCGAATGGGAGTCGAAACGTGGATGGTGTCCATGGGGCCTCCTTTTCCGCTGGTTCCTGGCTCCTGAGTGGTGGAGGGCACGCTGAAATGCACAGGAAAGGGCAGTGGAGATGGGTGATCCAGGGGAAAGCGGGCTTGTACATGTCGCAGGCTAGGGCTGGACTGTGCTAGTGCTGGGGATTTGGATGGGTGGTGTTCCATCATAAATGCTTACCTTCATCCCACACGCCAAAGaccgccatcgccatcttgATGGCTTCTTGGTCTTCGCCTCCTCTGCTGTGTGCTTTTGAACCTCGGGATCGGGGTCGACATCATTGCTGGCCCATGTGTTCGTTCTCCATGTTGTGGTCGTCGCCCAGGTGCTGTATCTCCGGGTGGGCTTCTCCCAGATATTGGCCTCTCGCCAAGTGGGGTTCCTATCTTTGCGACCCATTTTGGCGATATCGAACTGTTAGTGGTGGCTGCTGCAGTTCGGTGATGGATGGCTGAGATGAGGCCGTGGGAGGTCGACGGGCATCATCGAAATAGAGTTGCCGGGTGGTGTACTTTTAGCAAGAAATGCTCCCGGTCGGTATTGCCTTTCGCCTCCGCCCCCGCTTCACTTGATCAATGAAGTGAATTCGTGCTGAGTTTGGTTTTGGAAATCCGAACAAAGAGACGGCATCGAAGCCTGCCGAGCTTGCCTGGAGTGCAAAATCCAGAGGGTTTGCGGCAGCTGCTGTTAAGGAATAACCAGCTGCTCGGCATTTGACTGCGGAGACATGACGGTTGGGTGGTAGTTGCGCAAGTACCGGATAACTGCCATGGCAGTGGCCTTAATTGCCGTGGTGTTAGTGCTCTGTTTGGAAGGAGCGGGCAGGAGCCAAGACGGCGATGGTGAGAGAGGAGCTGAGAATTACCTTACATTACAACATGGAACATCCGttcagtagaggtattagGGCGGGACTTCGTTGCCCGGCACTCTGCACAATAAAGCATCGATCTTGACACCAAGCCTAGTTCAAAAAGCTGATACAAATTCAAGAGGTGTCTCGACTCTCCCGGTTTCTGCTTCAATTGTGGTTCGGTGTTGTTTGCAGCCCCACCGTGTGCCAATGTATTGAACCCGTATTCAACTGTACAAACAATACGAGATACTGACAATGGCTTGAGAATAAGAAGGCAACTGCTTGCGTCTTCCTGGAGTCAGATACTTGCAATGTGATCAGATTGCTACTTGGGACCGAAAGTCATCAAATGACGCTATCTTTCATCCCTTTACCCTCTACAATGGGAAAAACTGGTTTGACTGACAGCCCTGGGGACAGTATTCTAAACTTACAGATACTTGACATTATTCCGAATAATGCACAGACCGCCATAAGCATTTAGCGCTGGACGAAAGAGGAAGGCAACATTGATGCGTCACTCACCGACCAAACACCTTTCacctttttatttccttctttaaccTCACTTTTAACTTGGGGAAACCCCCTCCTGCATTCACCAAATTGAATCTCAAAGAAAAGTCAACAACGGCACCCGTCATCACAATGTTCTCTAGCCTCAATTAAGCAGACCAGTGGTCTTGCCACAAGCACCTAGTTAGGACCCTCTTCACGGACCTCACCTAACCACCCACTATTCTCTTCGTTACCAGCATCACCAGACACCGAGCAACTTGCTCTACAGCATCCAAAATGATTACCCGAATATACACACTATCCTCCTATAACACATCCCTTCATCGTGCAATACTAAATCATTACCCCCGATATTACTACCACTACAAGACTCGCTGATATTTGTTATTGCTTGTTAAACCGTCTTGCTCAACATCACACATTGACCAGTGTTTGTGATTCAAACTCCAAAGGTGTTACCACCCCCCAATCAATCAAACCACCAGCGAACAATTCCAAATCAACATGTCCGTCTTCACTTTCGATCCCAACCCCCCGCGAGTCTCCTCTCCCTGGCTCAAATCCTCCGAAGGGCCCAGCCGGCGCTCCACTCCGGAGGCCCGTTCCTCAACCCCTACTACTCTCGGCGTCATCCAAACCGGTCTGCTCTCCGACTACAATGGCATCACCCGTCTAGAAGCCGAGCCCCAAGAGGGTCCAACCGAATACAAGCTccaccttctcctccgccctcgtcGCAAGTACGAACACAGCAGCACCTCAACAGCCAAGATCTGCGGCTCAACCCAAAGCAAACCACTGCCTTATGATCCTACGTCCAAGTCACTACGCGGAACTCCCGTTTCTGTCGGGGGTGGCCCGGGCGTGACCACAACAAGACAGGACCGTTTCGAGCACTTGACTACCCAGTTGCTCTGGAGACTCCAGCAATCTTGTCCTTACCATGCCAGCTCCGCGGCTGTTGATCTGGTGATTCCGAAACTGCCGGCCCCGGATGAGCTGGAGCGCGATGGGAAGGTGAAGCTGGGCAAGCTGTTACCGGGTCTGGAGGCATCGAGAGGTGCGCTGTATGAGATTGGGGTGGCAGATGACGGCACACTTGTCGGGCTGACGAGAGATGAGCTGGATGAAAGTTTGGCAAACCTAAGGGTCATGGCGGCGAGCTTGGGGTGCAACATGAATGTGCTGAGAATGGTGATTGTGGGCGAGTGCGAATGGATCGAGTCTTCGGATGAGCCTGGGGATTCGTTATTCGGAGAACCTCGGGAGTTTCGACGCAAAGATAAGCTATGGGTGGCTGAAGCTCTCATTATGCCAGATTTGACTACTCAAGCTAACGGCGCTGTGTCTTCAACTTTGCCCACCATGAAACAGGGTCCGTTGACCGCGAACCAGTTGCGCGTTACGCTTACGGGGCCAACTACGTCTGGGAAATCTACGCTTCTGGGCATTTTGTCTCAGGGCTCACTGGATAATGGCCGTGGAAAAAGCCGGCTCATTTTGCTGAAGCACCCTCATGAAGTAGCTTCGGGCGTCACTTCTTCCGTGGCTCAAGCACTGGTCGGGTACCACGAAGACGAAATCATCAACGATGCTCACAGCGGAGTTGAATCTTGGATCGACGTTCACGATTTCACTAGGGACGGTCGATTAGTCTACCTGGTCGACTCGGCCGGAGCTCCAAGATATCGTAGGACTATCCTACGCGGTACCGTCGGTTGGGCACCGCATTGGACACTGCTTTGCATAGCAGCCGATGGCAGCGATGCTTCTCCTTCCGTTGACGCCCCGGCTCCGGGAACCACTCCAACAGGTAGCAGCAATAGCATCGACCTAGCCTCCGCCCACCTCGAGCTCTGCTTGAGACTCAAACTGCCCCTTGCGATAATCATCACCAAGCTCGATCTCGCATCCAAGCCGTCCATTGTGTCGACACTCAACAAAGTTCTCACTGGCATCAAGCGAGCCGGCAGAGCTCCAGTTATTCTCAAACCCGACGCTACCAACCCTTCCGATCTTACCCATGTCTCGCCAACCGAGGAGGCAGCCGTCGCTAAGGTTGTCGACCAACTTGCTTCCAAGGGTGACTTCCTATCAGTCGTCCCGATAGTCCTCACCTCCGCCGTCGATGGACGTGGTATAGGCATGCTGCACGCCTTACTTCAGGGCTTGCCTTTGCCTCCCACCCCAACCGCCCACGACTTCACCGGCCCAGCTCTGAACCCCGAGCAGCCTGCTTCACTCTTCCACATCGAAGACCAGTACAATCTCGCTGCATCCTCATCGCTAGCAACAGGCGACTCAGACGAGGAAACAGACCTCGGCACCGTGGTAGCAGGCTATCTCCGCTTCGGCAGCCTGTCGATAGGAGACACGGTAGTCGTCGGGCCCTtcccttcatcttcctcgtctgACGACACCAGCGACACGCCCAGCCCAGCTACTTCTTCGCTAGGCGCAGTAGGATCCATGGCAACCGACAACCACCTCCGCCCTATCCTATCTGATATTGAAGCGAACCCGTCATCAGCTGAACTCAACCGCCTTAACTCGTCGGCCAAGTCCAATCCGTCGGCGTCTGCTTCCTCGGCGAAAGGCGAATGGCACACCGCCAAGGTTGTGTCTATCCGCAATCTTCAACTTCCCGTGCAAACACTGGCGGCCGGGCAGGTGGGGTCAATAGGGATGGTGTTTGATCCCCGTGACCCGAACACTGCAGAGACAAGCAATGGAAACGGCAATGGGAATGGCACAGGGAGCAAGAGGGCAGCGAGGATAAGAAAGGGGATGGTCCTTGCTGTTCCTGGGAAACACATGTCGTCTACCACCTTGCAGGCTGCCAGTGGGGTCACGGCGGTGTTTGAGGACGATAATCACGGTTCCTCCTATGGTGATGGCAATATGGAGGACGAGGGTGTGGCTGGGGCGCTGACGGTGGGAAGTCTGGTGAATGTTTACGTGGCCAGCGTTAGGGCGTCTGcaagggtggtgagggtCACTCGTCTCACTCCCAGTGCCTCTCTTTCTCCCGAGTTTACGGGTCAGGATGATGGGAGTGGCGGGGACGTGTTTACCTTTGGAGAGGGCGAAGATGCCTATGAAGACCCTTTGCACGCCGGCAATGCTGATGGCGGTGGCTTAGACCTGGTTGGTGAGGAGACGAGAAAGAAGGGATGCGAAGTCCAGCTGGAACTCCTCTCCAACCGCGAGTGGATCGAACTGGGCTCGAGGATCTTGATATTGGGTGATAATGGGAGTCGGGATCGGTCGTCGCGGTTGGAGGGGTATGTAGGGAGGGTTGTTGAGATTGTTGAGTGATCTATCTTGTTTTCCTATGGTTTGTGTCTGAACATGAGTAAGTGTGGTAGCGAGtcctttttgttctttcGTCTCTTTGGATACTACGAGTTGTTTGTTCTTGCTATGGTCATAGCGTAACTCTGTTTATTGTTCATAGTGTTGTCGACATTGTCGAAGGCAGTTGTTGGTTAGATGATATCTGGGTAGCATAGTGTTCTTGTTAGCATTGCTGAATTGTGCTTTGTCTCATAACCAACGGCTCTATTGGGTTTCATCGCGGCTGGGTAATGTACGATGTACCAATGTCGTGATGTTTCGTAGCAATACGTGCTTCCAGTTCCATAATCAGGTCTCAACGCCGAACCCGTGTTTTCTATTCAAAGCATCACATTCGTAATTCCTCTGCCTATCGTGCTTCCGCATTTCACGTCGTCAAAACACACACAGCAGTTTCCCATGTCGTCCTCAAACAAAAGCCGTCTTtcattcctcctcttttcccccACCTCTCTGGTCTTTCCACACATGACGATATCCCACTTCCCACTCTACCCTCCTctaccctcctcttcttccccctctttccccctttctttccaccccatcccctccctcttcccctcctccacctagCCCGTGACAACTAAGCCCTAACCAACCCATAAAACAAGGTCCAAGTCAACACGAACCCCGCAAACCCATTCATGATACCCCCCGCCCAAAACTCGAACCCACTCCGGAAATACTTCTTGACGCCGCCGACCCCGCTCCCAAGGCCGTTGCCCGTGCCTTTATTGTCTTTGTACCCCTTTGGTGACGACAAAGGGGCGACGCGGACGAGGTAGATGAGAAAAGAGGTGAGTAACGAAAAAAAGAtgtagaagaggaagccggAGTAGGATTCGAGACCGAGGATGCCGGCGGAGATGCCGAAGagggaggcggagagggatTGGAGGTTTTGGAGGGCCTGGATATCAAGTTAGTCTTGGTGGGTGGGGGACTGTGGTTAAAGATgtgggagggggggaaatagagggaaggggaggggaggggaggggaggggagaatggagggaaaaggaagggaggggaatAAATAAACGAACCTTGGAGTTGTGCATCACGCTCTCCTGCACAATGGGGGAGATTTGGAAGTCGCGTTCGGATAGCATGTTGGCTTTTGACTGAGTATCTTGTTGTCGTGAAGATGATTTGATTCAACGGATGGTGATGTATCGTGTCGGTACTATCTGGCGCCAGGCCTACTATGCGACAGGAAGACGGGAGCTTGGGTGGTGTTGATTTCTTGGCGGGGGTGTTTGATGTGCAACCAGCTAATTTACCCCGGATCTTCGTCTTGCTTTTCGTCGCCTTTTGTTTCGTTTCGCTTGTTTCGTTGTGTCTCGTATCAAGTATCGGCGAATTCGTTTCACGTCGTGGGGTCGTTAAGATGGTGATAGTACTTGTACACTCCCGTGGTCTGGCTGGatggtgtttgttgttggtcaATTGATGACCCAGCTCCCGTCGCCCCAGACGGGATGGCCAACGTCAGGAAACGGAGCTGGCCTGGAGCTTCAGTGTAACAAACAATGCCTGAAAATGCCTGCCCCGACAGCCATGCACAGCAGAACTGATCCCGGCAGGCAACGGCGCACGTGGCAGGGCTTCAGCTCAGCTGCTAAGAACCTTTACGGCTCTCCGGCTCCATTGCCGGCTTCCGGTGGAACGAAGAACGAAGCCTTGGGCCGTCGATCCGTTGTACTGTAATCTTATCGTATCTTACCGTTTTGTCAGCACATTCCTGACCTCTCGGCGTCGGCGACGGTGACGCGGCGATACTGGCATGTGTCGAGGTACAGTAATTTCCAGGGTTCAAGGTACACTAGCGTAACAACTGAACGGACGGTCCAGCCTCCTGAAGAAAAGGTGTCATTCAACTGAAATGTTTCAACCTACCTAGGGATTGATGGTTGGATCTCCcagccttccacttctgttGGAGCCCCTTCTTCACCGATATCAAGGCTGAGCTGAGCTCATGGTCTATGGATCACTTCTGGGAGTGACATAACTGTGCGACGTTGGGCCTTTTTTTCAATCTTCCAACTTTTCACTTTGCTGGCATTTGGTTACTGGACTGGAGAGAGACGGGCAGCAGATCATCACAGCAAAGCCGGTAAGATACAGAATCCTAAGAatccacccccccccccccccttggTTGGCGAGTTGCAGAACGAGTGGCGTCAAATTTCACGTCATCTGCCAGGGTTCTGTGACCTCTTTAATGAGCATCCCCAGGACCATCAAGAGTGTTATTTTGGGACTCAGCTGTGGAGAGAAACACTAAATTCACGGAGAAGAAAAGGCTTCCATAACTGATAATCATTCCACTAGTATTGGCACTTGTCACAATTAACAATTTCTCATTTTGGACAACGCCAGCCGCTCGCTCGTTCAAGGCTCGGACGTCGCCAGTTGCCCGTTTCCCGTACGACCTGGACCCCGTTTCAAGCGGTCATCAGTAGTACTTACTGTACTAGTCACTTACACCAATTTCCAACTGAACCTTGACACTCCTTTTCAACATCGACAACAACATACAACCATCCAGACCACGATAGACCACGATAAACCAACGATCGATCGAATCTTGACAACGTTTGTCGGAACAACAAAGACAAAAGGGCATATGCACCGATAACCGACAGCGCTAGTACCAACACTACTCAGGTACTCCAACATTCCACCTTGCGCCGCACTTTGCTTTCGCACGTCTCGACCACCTCGCATAGCATAAGCGACACCCAGAAAACCCACCGATTCCCAGATCTCAGCCACACCGACCCACGCCTAGCTTTAGCTCTGCAGAATAACGGACATTAAACACGATCGAAGGAGGAACCAGGACTTGAAACAAGGAAACTGCGTGGTGCCGCCGGCCTGGTATCTGTACTCCGTCGAAACAAGGGGACAAGCAcactcctctttctttctttcttccttgttCAGAGTGCCGCCTGGCGTCAGATGGAGAGCTAGCACCACATATCGACCTCCCGTTTCTTTGTTGGATGCTCCTCTTCCGTTCTCTTGTCCGAGTCCCATCATTGTCCGAGTCGTTGTCCGGTCGTAGTGGCATCCATGGAGACCGTAATTCAGGATTGCGAGCCTCTTGCCAATTATCTCAAGGGTTCGCTTACCTACTCACTGTCCATCTCTAAAGCACAGCATCACTTACTTGCCATGACAGATCAAGGCGAAGAAACACGCAACAATGACTGGCCAACACCGCCAGCCTCCGAGTCCGACCACAATGGCCAGTTCCACGATGCCCACGATGACCGCCTCTCCGAACACAGCATCTCacccccctcttctcccaacTTCGCTCCCGTAGGCCGCCCCATGGTCCGCAAGCGGTTCCGAAAGAACGCCCCTGAGCCAATACAACTCGAGATCCCACACCGCATGAAGCGATACAGCTCGCTCGGCTCGCTACATGACTCCTATTCTGTAAGGATCTTTTACGCTCAAATCATAGGGGCCATGTGTGTTGAACTAATGACGTTTGTTCGTGGTGAAAAGAAAGCCGTAACAGCGAGGATAGACCGCGCCGACAACCAGAAATTCATCGAGCAGTTCCGATATACGATCGTCGCTTCGCAGTTGTTGAGTGGGCACTCGGTTGCTGGACTTAATCACTTTTACCGAAATCAGGATGCCGATAGTTCGAAAGAGCAAAATAACGATGTCGTACTACCGAACTCGACGGGGCTG includes the following:
- a CDS encoding DUF786 family protein, with amino-acid sequence MLSERDFQISPIVQESVMHNSKALQNLQSLSASLFGISAGILGLESYSGFLFYIFFSLLTSFLIYLVRVAPLSSPKGYKDNKGTGNGLGSGVGGVKKYFRSGFEFWAGGIMNGFAGFVLTWTLFYGLVRA